Proteins from a genomic interval of Azotosporobacter soli:
- a CDS encoding phosphomannomutase gives MKAAQRMKRDAFKAYDIRGRVPDELNEAMTYRIGQAFAELFAAKRVAVGRDIRLSSEALTQSLIRGLQAMGCQVLDLGLCGTEMIYFAAQHLELDGGIMVTASHNPIDYNGLKLVRAGARPVSGDTGLRKLEEFVVDAAHVWPLDAHTLPGMVDAFDIMPDYIAHLLRYVNVERLKPLKIVVNAGNGCAGPALDALERHLPFHFVKLNHEPDGTFPNGIPNPLLPENRAATANAVREANADFGIAWDGDFDRCFLFDEQGEFIEGYYMVGLLAEAFLQHQPGAKIIHDPRLTWNTIEMVKAAGGQAIQSKTGHAFIKERMRQEDAVYGGEMSAHHYFKDFAYCDSGMIPWLLVAGLISASGKTLSQLVAARMAAFPVSGEINSTVQDAEQVMRKIEESYIPKALNVDRTDGLSVEYEQWRFNLRTSNTEPLLRLNVESRGDKALVTEKTAELLRVIRGE, from the coding sequence ATGAAGGCGGCGCAGCGCATGAAGCGCGACGCGTTTAAAGCGTACGATATCCGGGGGCGGGTTCCAGATGAGCTGAATGAGGCGATGACGTACCGGATTGGACAGGCTTTCGCAGAACTCTTTGCGGCAAAACGCGTGGCGGTTGGACGCGATATTCGTTTGTCGAGCGAAGCGTTGACGCAATCGCTGATTCGCGGTTTGCAGGCGATGGGCTGCCAGGTACTTGACTTAGGGCTTTGCGGTACGGAAATGATCTATTTTGCCGCGCAGCATCTGGAGCTGGACGGCGGCATCATGGTTACGGCAAGCCATAATCCGATCGATTACAACGGACTGAAACTGGTGCGTGCCGGAGCAAGGCCCGTTAGCGGCGATACCGGTTTGCGCAAGTTAGAGGAGTTCGTTGTCGATGCGGCGCACGTCTGGCCGCTTGACGCACATACACTTCCGGGAATGGTTGACGCTTTTGACATCATGCCGGACTATATTGCGCATTTGCTGCGCTATGTCAATGTTGAACGGCTAAAACCGCTGAAAATCGTCGTCAATGCCGGCAACGGCTGCGCCGGACCGGCGCTGGACGCGCTGGAAAGACACTTGCCGTTTCATTTCGTCAAATTGAACCATGAACCGGACGGCACGTTTCCCAATGGCATTCCCAATCCGTTGCTGCCTGAAAATCGTGCGGCGACAGCTAACGCCGTACGGGAAGCGAACGCTGATTTTGGTATTGCCTGGGACGGTGATTTTGACCGCTGTTTCCTATTTGATGAACAGGGGGAATTCATCGAGGGCTACTACATGGTTGGTCTGTTGGCAGAAGCGTTTTTACAGCACCAGCCTGGCGCAAAAATCATCCATGACCCGCGCCTGACCTGGAATACGATTGAAATGGTGAAGGCGGCGGGCGGACAGGCGATTCAGAGCAAGACCGGTCATGCATTTATCAAGGAACGCATGCGTCAGGAAGACGCGGTCTATGGCGGCGAAATGTCTGCGCATCACTATTTCAAAGACTTTGCCTATTGCGACAGCGGTATGATACCCTGGCTGCTGGTGGCCGGGCTTATCAGCGCAAGCGGAAAAACGCTGTCGCAATTGGTGGCCGCACGGATGGCTGCCTTTCCGGTCAGCGGTGAGATCAACAGTACGGTGCAGGATGCGGAGCAAGTCATGCGGAAAATTGAAGAAAGCTACATTCCCAAGGCGCTTAACGTGGATCGTACCGATGGCCTTAGCGTGGAATATGAACAGTGGCGCTTCAACCTTCGCACATCCAATACGGAACCACTGCTGCGTCTCAATGTGGAAAGTCGCGGCGATAAAGCCCTGGTGACGGAAAAAACAGCGGAATTGCTGCGCGTGATTCGCGGCGAATAG
- a CDS encoding glycoside hydrolase family 130 protein, whose protein sequence is MHDPIVTRYPGNPILTRQDVPYDVHTVHNAGVAKYRSVYYMLFRSHLATGRSIIGLAESRDGYSFTVRPEPFIVPASEGIFQKYEAFGVEDPRISCIDGEHYITYSAYSKYGVRIVLAKTSDFTSLERIALITEADYRNIVLFPEKINGRYVRLDRPHSEISPWAIWISYSPDLVYWGEAELIMLPEAYHWDEMKIGPGAPPIKTEQGWLSIYHGVFPTMAGAVYRLGVALHQLDDPSVILGVSDRWILQPEDAWEVTGYVPNVVFSCGAVAEDDGSVKIYWGAADSVMCVGTAKLNDLVDLCLNHSRAALP, encoded by the coding sequence ATGCATGATCCGATCGTAACACGCTATCCCGGCAACCCGATATTGACTAGGCAAGATGTTCCTTACGACGTCCACACCGTACATAACGCCGGCGTTGCCAAATACCGCTCCGTGTATTACATGCTTTTCCGTTCGCATCTTGCAACCGGTCGTTCGATTATCGGCTTGGCGGAAAGCAGGGACGGTTATTCGTTTACGGTGCGGCCTGAGCCATTCATTGTCCCTGCAAGCGAAGGAATTTTCCAAAAATATGAAGCGTTCGGCGTGGAAGACCCCCGCATTTCATGCATTGACGGCGAACACTACATCACCTACAGCGCCTATTCCAAATACGGCGTACGCATCGTACTGGCAAAAACTTCTGACTTCACTTCATTGGAGCGCATCGCGCTGATTACTGAGGCGGATTATCGCAACATCGTCTTGTTTCCAGAAAAAATAAACGGCCGCTACGTGCGTCTCGACCGTCCTCATTCTGAAATTTCGCCCTGGGCGATTTGGATCAGCTATTCGCCTGACCTCGTCTATTGGGGCGAAGCGGAATTGATCATGCTGCCGGAGGCGTATCACTGGGATGAAATGAAGATCGGCCCCGGAGCGCCGCCGATCAAGACAGAGCAGGGCTGGCTGTCGATCTATCACGGCGTTTTTCCTACCATGGCCGGCGCCGTATACCGGCTTGGAGTCGCCTTGCATCAGCTCGATGATCCGTCTGTCATTCTCGGCGTCAGCGATCGTTGGATTTTGCAGCCGGAAGATGCTTGGGAAGTGACCGGCTATGTGCCAAACGTCGTATTCAGCTGCGGCGCCGTCGCGGAAGACGACGGCAGCGTCAAAATCTACTGGGGGGCCGCCGATTCTGTAATGTGCGTAGGTACCGCCAAGCTTAACGATCTAGTGGATCTTTGTCTTAACCACAGTCGAGCCGCGCTTCCCTGA
- a CDS encoding glycosidase, with protein MGKNRFESKLKSENNTYKELFQRYPNNPILTAKGWPYPANTVFNPAATMFHGKVLLLARVEDRRGFSHLTKAISDDGVSNWQIERVPTLEPDPEHYPEEQWGIEDPRITWLAELEKWAIVYTAYSRGGPLVAMALTSDFIKFERYGPIMPPEDKDAALFPRRINGKWALIHRPITANYVPGAHIWLSVTDDFSQWGERQVLMHARRGGWWDGGKIGLAAPPIETSEGWILLYHGVRLTASGSIYRLGMALLDLDNPLKVLHRSDEWVFGPTEWYEREGDVDDVVFPSGCVVDEKTGVLKMYYGGADSCIALATANVSELLEYLKRCPEAIDATLY; from the coding sequence ATGGGCAAAAACAGGTTTGAATCAAAGTTAAAGAGCGAAAACAATACATATAAAGAGTTGTTTCAGCGTTATCCCAATAATCCGATCCTGACAGCCAAAGGCTGGCCTTACCCGGCAAATACCGTGTTCAACCCGGCGGCAACGATGTTTCACGGCAAGGTGTTGCTGTTGGCCCGGGTCGAAGACCGGCGGGGTTTTTCACATCTGACGAAGGCGATCAGTGATGATGGCGTGAGCAATTGGCAGATTGAACGTGTGCCGACGCTTGAACCGGATCCGGAGCACTACCCGGAAGAGCAGTGGGGCATTGAAGATCCGCGGATTACTTGGCTGGCTGAATTAGAGAAATGGGCCATTGTTTACACGGCCTATTCGCGCGGCGGACCGCTCGTGGCAATGGCGCTGACGAGCGATTTCATCAAATTTGAGCGCTACGGCCCGATTATGCCGCCGGAAGATAAGGATGCGGCGCTTTTTCCGCGCCGGATTAATGGGAAATGGGCGTTAATTCATCGACCGATTACAGCAAACTATGTGCCGGGCGCTCATATTTGGCTTTCTGTCACCGATGACTTTTCCCAGTGGGGAGAACGCCAGGTATTGATGCATGCGCGTCGCGGCGGCTGGTGGGATGGCGGAAAAATCGGTCTGGCTGCGCCGCCGATCGAAACGTCCGAAGGTTGGATTCTACTTTACCATGGTGTGCGCCTGACGGCTTCCGGATCGATCTATCGCCTTGGCATGGCGCTGCTCGATCTTGATAATCCGCTGAAGGTGCTGCACCGCAGTGATGAATGGGTCTTTGGGCCAACCGAGTGGTACGAGCGCGAAGGCGATGTTGACGATGTCGTTTTTCCCAGCGGCTGCGTCGTCGATGAAAAGACGGGTGTGCTGAAGATGTATTATGGCGGCGCAGATTCCTGCATCGCACTGGCAACCGCCAATGTAAGCGAGTTGCTGGAGTATCTCAAACGCTGTCCGGAAGCGATCGATGCGACGCTTTATTAG
- a CDS encoding glycosyltransferase family 4 protein, translated as MITTTKIRKIAFLSTYPPRECGLATFTEDLLTEIDKLTWIRPSVIAVVDKDAYAKPHSNTQVKYKLNQHDRASYQLAALWANDNVDLLVIEHEYGIFGGECGEYILDLARELRIPFIVTTHTVLLEPSAKQRRVLRDLGDLSAKVVTMAESSIAILENMYEIAAEKIVFIPHGVPDMQVKARETLKEEYGLADKQVISSFGLISPAKGLEYGIEAVAKAAAEHPDLVYLILGKTHPCVKDAMGETYRQSLIDLATSLGVQDNIRFIDKYLSKEEVMTYLHLSDMYLTPYLSKEQAVSGTLAYAVGCGRVIISTPYRYAEEMLGEGRGLLAEFKDADSIASCIRIVLGDAKRKQAMEARTLAVGETMTWAKVAAQYAQLSKRIIEDEAKMLREDTSRILRPSLTKVPERIAVAAQRVPKRNDAEVMMRDYPALLSCKAMKSE; from the coding sequence ATGATTACAACAACGAAAATAAGAAAGATTGCTTTTTTAAGCACCTATCCGCCGCGTGAGTGCGGTTTAGCCACCTTTACCGAAGATTTGCTGACTGAAATTGATAAGTTAACCTGGATCAGGCCCAGCGTCATCGCGGTAGTCGATAAAGACGCTTATGCCAAACCGCATTCGAATACCCAGGTAAAATATAAGCTGAACCAACATGATCGAGCGAGTTACCAGTTGGCGGCGCTTTGGGCGAACGACAATGTCGATCTGCTGGTCATCGAACATGAATACGGCATCTTCGGCGGCGAGTGCGGCGAATACATTCTTGACTTGGCAAGGGAATTACGAATTCCCTTTATCGTTACGACGCATACGGTACTCTTGGAACCGTCCGCCAAGCAGCGAAGAGTTTTGCGCGATTTGGGCGATCTCAGCGCGAAAGTGGTGACGATGGCGGAAAGTTCGATCGCAATATTGGAGAATATGTATGAGATTGCAGCGGAGAAGATCGTTTTCATTCCGCATGGCGTACCGGATATGCAGGTCAAAGCGCGCGAAACACTGAAAGAGGAATACGGTTTGGCGGACAAGCAGGTCATCAGCAGTTTTGGCCTTATCAGTCCGGCCAAAGGGCTTGAATACGGCATTGAAGCAGTGGCAAAAGCGGCAGCCGAGCATCCGGATCTCGTCTACCTGATCCTTGGCAAGACGCACCCTTGCGTCAAGGATGCAATGGGTGAGACATATCGGCAAAGCCTGATCGATTTAGCGACCAGCCTTGGCGTGCAGGATAATATTCGCTTTATCGACAAGTATCTCAGCAAGGAAGAAGTGATGACGTACCTGCACTTGTCGGATATGTACCTGACGCCGTATCTTTCGAAGGAACAGGCGGTCAGCGGAACGCTGGCCTACGCGGTCGGCTGCGGGCGGGTCATCATATCGACGCCTTACCGCTATGCCGAAGAAATGCTGGGCGAGGGGCGCGGTCTGCTCGCCGAATTCAAGGATGCCGATTCAATCGCAAGCTGTATCCGGATCGTACTCGGCGATGCAAAGCGTAAGCAGGCGATGGAGGCGCGGACGCTGGCAGTCGGCGAAACGATGACTTGGGCGAAAGTAGCTGCGCAGTATGCGCAATTGAGTAAGCGGATCATCGAGGACGAGGCTAAGATGTTGCGTGAAGACACGAGTCGGATTCTTCGGCCGTCGCTGACGAAAGTGCCGGAGCGTATTGCCGTTGCGGCGCAGCGCGTGCCAAAAAGAAACGACGCGGAAGTCATGATGCGAGACTATCCTGCGCTGCTGAGCTGTAAGGCGATGAAAAGCGAATGA
- a CDS encoding glycosyltransferase, whose product MKAKFSSRFDDAHIFRMTDDTGMFQHTRYDVPDLAKGYTTDDNARALIMAVMLYETEPKPAYLTLIYRYLAFLLHAQTESGHFRNFMTYGRQFTEKQGSEECFGRCLWALGYTLASSLMPNGVKAACASAIRLALPQAALLQHLRGQAYALLGLDLISRSMSEECSGKIANAIAVCFEQCAADSEWRWFENSLTYDNALLPWAMFVAARRTGEPRFLTIAQQSLNFLDQDAFRDDFYRPVGCQGWWQRGAKPALYDQQPLEASMSTLAHLAAYDVTGEVSLLAAAKRSFAWYAGANSCGESMINPETGGCYDGIMAEGINRNQGAESIVGYCIAGLSLDKTLRHASARLRKGGSSR is encoded by the coding sequence ATGAAGGCTAAATTCAGCTCTCGCTTTGATGACGCCCATATTTTTCGCATGACCGACGATACCGGTATGTTTCAGCATACACGCTATGATGTGCCGGACTTGGCAAAAGGGTATACGACCGACGACAACGCACGCGCGCTGATCATGGCCGTTATGCTCTATGAAACGGAGCCGAAACCGGCCTATCTTACGCTGATTTACCGTTACCTGGCATTCCTTCTGCATGCGCAGACGGAAAGCGGCCATTTTCGCAACTTCATGACTTACGGACGGCAGTTTACTGAAAAACAAGGTTCGGAAGAATGTTTTGGGCGCTGTCTTTGGGCGCTTGGCTATACGTTGGCTTCTTCTCTGATGCCAAACGGAGTAAAAGCCGCCTGTGCCAGCGCAATTCGCCTTGCTCTGCCGCAAGCAGCCTTACTTCAGCACCTGCGTGGACAGGCCTACGCCTTGCTTGGTCTTGATCTGATCAGCAGAAGCATGAGTGAAGAATGCAGCGGCAAAATTGCGAATGCGATTGCCGTATGCTTTGAGCAATGCGCCGCAGACAGCGAGTGGCGCTGGTTTGAAAACAGTCTGACGTATGACAATGCGCTCTTGCCATGGGCGATGTTCGTGGCGGCCCGACGAACCGGCGAGCCGCGCTTTCTGACAATCGCGCAGCAAAGCTTAAATTTTCTTGATCAGGATGCGTTCCGGGACGACTTTTATCGTCCGGTTGGCTGTCAGGGGTGGTGGCAGCGCGGTGCGAAACCTGCGTTATACGACCAACAGCCGCTGGAGGCGTCAATGTCTACTCTGGCTCATTTGGCCGCATACGACGTTACCGGCGAGGTCAGTTTATTGGCAGCGGCCAAACGGAGCTTCGCCTGGTATGCGGGAGCGAATTCCTGCGGCGAGAGCATGATAAATCCTGAAACAGGCGGCTGCTATGACGGCATTATGGCAGAGGGCATAAATCGCAATCAGGGCGCGGAAAGCATTGTCGGCTATTGTATCGCCGGATTGTCGCTGGATAAAACGTTGCGCCATGCTTCGGCCCGGCTGAGAAAAGGAGGAAGCAGTCGATGA